Genomic segment of Geotrypetes seraphini chromosome 4, aGeoSer1.1, whole genome shotgun sequence:
TGGCCATTTCTATGCATGTGGTGTTACGTCATCATCAAGGTGGACCAATCAAATTCAGGGGTGTCAGCTCATTTGTGTCTTTCTTGCTAacataggagcccttttactaaaacttaggCTGCACTAATGGGCATTATCATGCATTAAACACCATAGGCTTATAGGTATAAAGTAGGATGTGCAGTATTTGTCTGTCCTAAGGTACATTATTAGTACActctaagccagtgttcttcaatgcaaagcccaGGGGCCAATGGTAGCGCCCAAATACTTCTATGGCAGCCCCCCTTGTctttctgggatttttttttttggcactcTGCCTCTCTACCTAGCTTTCGACAGAAAGAGGATGGGAGGTGGGGGAAAGAACCACATGCTTaaagacaaggcatttctcacttcacaaaagagaatgcatttggaaaggCTCACAACCTTGAggataccctccctcccacacacacacccaatgAAGTTTGAACGAAGACTGGTGGGGATGGAAGTCACTGACAAATACCAGTCAGCAGTGTCATGGCCCCACATGGGAAGTACTTGGCAGCTCTCATTCAGATCATTAGAATCGAAAatggccccagcttaaaaattaatgaagaccactgctttaaactgTAGGTAAAGGACTCCATAGTTGCTTATCAGTTTCAGGTgaataaactaaactttaagcttatataccgcatcttttcTATAAATATAGTGTTCCCctcagtcatttgcggtattcgccgaccgggacttcctgtgctaaagtcgggcttcaccattcaggagctgcgtgtcaaagcagctcctgattggtgaagcctgactttagtgcaggaagagaatACCACAAGTGaattccttcactcgccggcactccagctgccctatcctgcctctccagctgccctctcctgcctccccaggcagaaaaccgtatttgcagtttttcgatatttgcgggggttcctggaatggtttacaaaaattaaaagggaagtacagtgggagttggtggtagggggaagcagaaatttacatttttgaaaacagccaagttttcaggtgtctacagaatagttggaaagagcccaggttgCACAGCTTGGTAGggaaattattccagagctctgtagttttgaagtgaaaagatttccctagttttccaatgtaggtaacgccttttagtgaggggaaagatgatttgagcttttggatagatctggtgatGTTAGGTCTCGcagcattccaagatagaggaattaaagggggaagaatgccacggaggatcttgaaagttaggtgACTCTACTGTACTTAAAAAAAGTACTTTTCTTACTGCTTCTGTGTAGTTTTGAAATGATGTGAAAggtaatccaagtttccaagcttATTAACTTTTGATATAATGTCTATTGGACTTTGGCTAAATGGGTtgttttataaaatataatttataataaacataaaatcaaaggtatagtataaaaataaaataaagaaaaaggggaTTTTTTGACAAACATATCATACATGAAAAGTAGGAAAAAACACACAAGGGAGTTAAATTACACTGAGatgaaaagaaaataaagtgTGAGGAGGGGGGAGGTACAAGCATGTTCCCTCCACTGTTTCAAGCTGAGCAGGAACCCTCCACCTACAGCTCTGCTCTTTCAATTGTGATCATGCCTATCCCTAGCAagtgaaaacacaatattgaagcatcacCACCTACTGGCAACAATGCAATTGGAAACCTCCTGCCGAGTTTCCACCTGTCAATGGTTTTAGGTAGCACTTGCAACTCACACAGTGAGTCATTTTGTTTTAAAACAAATGTCCCCAAACAAATGATTTCTTTCAGTATATGTTCATTGAAAGTGACGGTGTTTCCCTGTTTAAAATAGTTTAGGAAGCAAATCATAATTAAACACTGTTAGAACATTGGATTAATAATTAGCAGGCGTTATGCAGCAAATCACAATGCCATTGGATTGCAGAACTAACATCGGGGACAGTACATTTGACCAACATCTTATGTACCACAATACAGGAAAGCGATAAGAAAATGCCGCTGATTCTGTCTTTTGGCGTGTTTAAAATATGGTTATTATGAAGCTGTTTGCATATTTTTCCTAGAAATCAAAAGGCTTTGTCCAACACTTCTAACAAATACTTTATTCCTAATGCGTTGCAAATTACAGTTTTAATACGTTTTCTGACTTGCCACTTGAGATGGggcatttttatttcataatccTGTTTGTACTCAGTTTCCTCTTACCTTAAATGTTACCCTCCGGTATACTGGGGAAGATCCATTTATTTGCTACAGAACAgaataataaattatttaatacATGCACCTTCACATTAGAGGTGTTGCGCTATCTGGAAGCTAATGTGTATCTCTTGGCAGGTTCGGAGAAAATATAGTCACTGGTTTCAAACTTGGAATGTTCTCTGGTAAATTAGGGGAGGGGGAAGTCCCCTATAAATAACGAGTACTGGTTTCTTGTCATGAGGCTTTGCAATCAGTTTTCTCTCTGTAATTtcgatataaaaatattttattacaaaACTACAAAAGTCCTAGGCAGCACTTGTTCCTGTAGAAGTTAACGAAATCAAGTACGAGGCAGATTTTGTATGTGGAGATCCCATAAAGTCATTTAAACCAGCAGTAATGAAGCCGCAAGTGCCCCACCATATCtactgaagttacagggaaatacttttaaaaccaataggaggaattttttttttccactcagaatagttaagctctggaacgcattgccaaaggttgtggcaagagcggatagcacagctggttttaagaaaggtttggacaatttcctggaggaaaagtccatagtctgttattgagaaagacatgggggaagccactgcttgccctggatcagtagcatggaatgttgctactccttggttttggccaggtattagtgacctggattggccaccatgagaacagactactgggcttgatggaccattggtctgacccagtaaggctattcttatgttcgatTATAGATCCATCTCGGCCAGTGGTGTCAGCCCTCCACGCCGCTGTCATTAGGTGCCTGGCAGTCAGCAGGTCCCGTAGACGTGAAGGGGGTTATCGTTTCCAGCGAAATCTCTGCTTCGCACTCAAACTGAACCCCCGCCGGCAAGAGAAGATCCTTGCGACCCCGGGAAGCCCGAGAGTCGGAGATCACCGACACCCGATCAAAGCAAGGGCCGCCCGGGTGCTCGTCCGGGTGCTGGGCGACGGCGTGGGGGAGCTGGGCGCCGATGAACGCGGCGGGGGCGTCCTTCTGGAAAGTGGTGTCGTGGTGGTAGGACACCAGCTCGTTGCTGAAGTTGACCGCCTCGACGGCGGTGCCGGAGCAGACGCGGTGGCACCCCAGGATGGTGGCGAAGGCTCTGCGAAAGTCCGCGTTGAACGCGTAGATGACGGGGTTGAGGGACGAGTTGGCCCAGCCGAACCACACGAAGACGTCGAACGTGGTCTCGCCGACGCAGGGGGGCTCCTCCACTCCCCCGTCCTGGGAAAGGCAGAAGGGCACCATGCAGTTCAGCACGAAGAAGGGCAGCCAGCAGAAGACGAACACCCCCATGATGACGGATAGGGTCTTCAGCACTTTGGTCTCCTTCCTGAAGGAAGTTTTGAGGGCGCTCTCGTGGGGGCAGCGGCTCTGGGCGTGCTCGGCCGCTCTCTCCAAAGAAGAGATCCTCCGGATCTGAGTCTGGGCGATGCGGTATATCCGAGTGTAGGTGCCGATCATGATGGCGACGGGGATGTAAAAGCTGATGAGGGAGGAGGAGATGGCGTAGGTCCTGTTCAGGCTGGAGTCGCAGTTTCCCGCGTTTGCGCGCCTTCCGGCCTCCCGCGATTTGTGCCAGCTCAGCTGCACCGGGATAAACGAGATGAGGACGGAGAGCGTCCACGCCACCCCGATCATGACGAAAGCCACCCTGCGGGTCATCTTACGCTCGTACCTGAAGGGGCTGGCGATGGCCCAGTAGCGGTCCAAGCTGATGATGCACAGGTTGAGGATGGAGGCGGTGGAGCACATGATGTCGAAAGCGACCCAGGTGTCGCAGAAGCCCCCGAAGAGCCAGCGCCCCGCCACCTCGGTGACGGCTTTCCAGGGCATGACCAGCAGAGCCACGAAGAGGTCGGACACGGCCAGCGAGATGACGAAAAAGTTGGTGACCTTGGAGCGCAGGTGCCGGAACTTGACCACGGCCAGGCAGACCAGCGTGTTGCCCAAAAGCGTGGAGAGGAcgagcagggagaggaggaggccgGTCAGGACGCGCACGCTCACGTCGGCGCCTGGCTCGCGGTCCGCTGCTTCCGCCACGTGGAGCGCGCGGGAGATGTTTTCCATGAGGGGGGACGGCAGGGGGGGTTGCCCGTCGCTTCgtgggtcattaaaaaaaaaaaaaaaaaaaaaaagtggctagTCCTTCTTCATCCTGACGGATCTCTGGAGCTCAGCCGGTCCCCGAAACGAGTTCAAACCAAGCCTGCTGCCTTTGATTTTCTCCGACTCTCCACAACAGCCCAGCACTAAGCCACAAACCTGTCTCTCCTCCAGGTATCTCATGCCCGAACACTGTGGACTGGGTGTGCCAATTTCAGGAAGGCATATGCTAACCGGGGTTTGGCTTCTCCCCTAGCTCTTACTGCAGCTGGGGTAAGGTGCCATTCCTGGCACGCCCAGCACACGGTTTCCCTGGCACTATCTCGGCTCCTAATGCTCAGGGCTGCACTGCCACATGTCCTCAGCAGGGCTGCCGTCCTCAAACTGcccatttataaaaaaaacaaggtTGTAGCTAGAAGTGGCAGCAATCTGAGGAGGAAAAaggagcagagagaaggcagacacaTGCATCTCAGCTGTGAACCGaagtaggaaaagggagggaggaggaaagaaaagagggaagggggtaaaacgcggacctgacggacctcgtggatctaaacccgcatgGCTTTAAAAacctgaggtccgtgtccgtgccactcGTAGTTTCTGTCTcggacagacctcgatgagattttagcgctgacggatccgtctcagcatagggagggaaaaggattaggatccgtcagcgctgaaatgtcatcgaggtctgtcagagactagtgctggagcggctgagcagaagccaagagagcggggacgtAGGTttgggacgtgcgttatggaaaagaagtctccaaacgttGCCGGGTGCTGCCGGGGTTCAGTCTGAGGATCGTAGGCATGAGGCAGAGCCTCGGCTGCTTTCCTTCCTCTGCTCTGCCTTTCTtggagaaggggtaaaacgcgggccTCAAGACCtcgagattttagcgctgacggatcctaatacttttccctccctatgctgagacggatctgtcagcgctaaaatctcatcgaggtctgtgcgagacagaaactacaagtggcacggacacggaccgcagatttttaaggccgtgcgggtttaaatccgcgaggtccgtgttttaccccttcccgtaagGGAGAAATGAAGAGGAGGCAGATAAAGCCATAAGCATgaacaaggaaagagagagataaggCAAAGCAGAGGCCAGAGGGGATTTTCCCTTTATCTAAAATCACTACAGTCactggtggaactctttacccccttccctcccagcctCTGGGggggggctagattctcaaattGTTGCAGTAAAAAAACGATGGGCCGCTCTTGCAGCCATTATTGTAGCGATTTTGAAAAACTGGgcgtgcaaatgaggttggcagagagtaacGAAGGTTCACCAAATTTGCAAGAGATGAGTCGTtggtgatagtgatcggcacCTGCACAGAACACAACAcaaaagaggcataaatgtgcgCATGTGCCAAGAAAAGCGACGCCGTATGCACGCATATGTGGCGTAATTCCTTCTGTTGATCTGAGAAAGTTACAGTTAACATTTTtctgaaaaaatgtaaaaaaaaaatgatcttgAGCAAGATACTGACAAATGCAAGTCTCAGCAGATTTCACTGGCCATTGTGaaaaaggccagtactggactatttgtggcaaatagaaacatagaaacatagaagatgacggcagaaaagggctatagcccatctagtctgcccactttaaCAATCCCACCccctgaatttacccccctagagataccacatgtgtatcccctctacattttattatctctctagagatcccacatgtgtatcccatttccttttaaaatctggcacactgctggcctgaatcacctgaagcggaagttcattccaacgatcgaccactctttcagtgaagaagaacttcctggtgtcaccatgaaatttcccacccctgattttcagcggatgtcctcttgtggccgagggacctttaaaaaagaagatatcatcctccacctcaatacggccggtgatatatttaaacgtctctatcatgtctcctctctctctacgttcttcgagtgagtatagctgcaatttattcagccttcccTCATACGGGAGGTttttgagtcccgagatcatcctggtggccattctctgaaccgactcaactctcagtacatctttttggtaatgtggcctccagaattgtacacaatattccagatgaggcctcaccatggatctgtacaacggcataataacttcgcgcttccggctgataaagcttcttcggatacaacccatcatttgtcttgcctttgaagaAGCCTTCTccgcttgattggcagtcttcatgtcttcgctaatgatcac
This window contains:
- the LOC117359752 gene encoding D(1C) dopamine receptor-like — encoded protein: MENISRALHVAEAADREPGADVSVRVLTGLLLSLLVLSTLLGNTLVCLAVVKFRHLRSKVTNFFVISLAVSDLFVALLVMPWKAVTEVAGRWLFGGFCDTWVAFDIMCSTASILNLCIISLDRYWAIASPFRYERKMTRRVAFVMIGVAWTLSVLISFIPVQLSWHKSREAGRRANAGNCDSSLNRTYAISSSLISFYIPVAIMIGTYTRIYRIAQTQIRRISSLERAAEHAQSRCPHESALKTSFRKETKVLKTLSVIMGVFVFCWLPFFVLNCMVPFCLSQDGGVEEPPCVGETTFDVFVWFGWANSSLNPVIYAFNADFRRAFATILGCHRVCSGTAVEAVNFSNELVSYHHDTTFQKDAPAAFIGAQLPHAVAQHPDEHPGGPCFDRVSVISDSRASRGRKDLLLPAGVQFECEAEISLETITPFTSTGPADCQAPNDSGVEG